A portion of the Ardenticatenales bacterium genome contains these proteins:
- a CDS encoding ABC transporter ATP-binding protein: protein MSLAIDTEHLRKEYGAKVAVSDLTLQVQEGEVFGFLGPNGAGKTTSVKMLLSLISPTSGAARILGRPLGDLGARARVGYLPEHFRFHDWLRAAEFLDLHGKLYGMSAGERAAVIPDLLELVGLSDQAQVKVGTFSKGMQQRIGLAQALLNNPRIVFLDEPTSGLDPLGRKLVRDIINRLREEGVTVFLNSHLLSEVELTCDRVAFIRKGVVVQTTTIEDWHQENVQLALRVGQPDEALREGLAAWGTVMPALPADKLTGRIRLAISHESRIPALAQWLHEHQYSLYELTPLHLSLEERFIQLMGGEAVA from the coding sequence ATGTCGCTGGCAATTGATACCGAACATTTACGCAAAGAGTATGGGGCCAAAGTTGCTGTATCTGACCTGACGTTGCAAGTGCAGGAGGGGGAGGTGTTTGGCTTTTTGGGGCCAAATGGTGCCGGCAAAACCACCTCCGTGAAGATGCTGCTCAGCCTGATCTCGCCCACCAGCGGCGCGGCGCGTATTCTGGGCCGGCCGTTGGGCGACCTGGGCGCGCGGGCGCGGGTGGGGTATTTGCCGGAGCATTTCCGTTTTCACGACTGGCTACGCGCCGCCGAGTTTTTGGATTTGCATGGGAAGCTGTATGGCATGAGCGCGGGGGAGCGCGCCGCCGTCATCCCGGACCTGTTGGAACTGGTGGGGCTGTCGGACCAGGCGCAAGTGAAGGTGGGCACGTTCTCCAAAGGGATGCAGCAGCGCATTGGTCTGGCACAGGCGCTGTTGAACAATCCGCGTATCGTTTTTCTGGATGAACCGACATCTGGGCTGGACCCACTGGGGCGGAAGCTGGTGCGCGACATTATCAATCGGTTGCGCGAGGAAGGCGTGACGGTGTTCCTCAATTCCCACCTGTTGAGCGAAGTGGAGCTGACCTGCGACCGGGTGGCGTTTATTCGCAAGGGGGTGGTGGTGCAGACGACAACGATTGAGGATTGGCATCAGGAGAATGTGCAGTTGGCGCTGCGGGTGGGGCAGCCGGACGAGGCTTTGCGCGAAGGGTTGGCGGCGTGGGGGACGGTAATGCCGGCACTTCCCGCGGACAAACTCACCGGACGCATCCGCCTGGCCATCTCCCACGAAAGCCGGATACCCGCCCTCGCCCAATGGCTGCACGAACACCAATACAGCCTCTACGAACTCACCCCCCTGCACCTTTCCCTTGAAGAACGCTTCATCCAACTGATGGGCGGCGAAGCCGTCGCCTAA
- a CDS encoding ABC transporter permease — translation MTTLTIARLTLKETQRRRILWIGLIMGLAFLVIFGTGFHFIYKEFEAEGSMQDATFAFTFLTLAGLYVSNFLIIMLSVLISVSTISGEIDTHTIDTLITKPIRRWEVVLGKWLGFALMIFFGVLLLPGGILLTVYLRSGFTMLNVPAGLAFMYLEGLIIMTVSIAGGTRLSTLANGALAFMLYGVAFVGGWVEQVGALLRNETAVDLGILSSLILPSEVMWKKASAMFQPSVTGGFEMAGPFSVVSQPSNAMIVYAVLYVLVLLLAALWSFSRRDL, via the coding sequence ATGACCACACTAACCATTGCCCGGCTCACCCTCAAAGAAACGCAACGCCGCCGCATCCTCTGGATCGGCCTGATCATGGGGCTGGCCTTCCTTGTCATCTTCGGCACCGGCTTTCACTTTATTTACAAAGAGTTTGAAGCGGAAGGAAGTATGCAAGACGCCACCTTCGCCTTCACCTTCCTCACCCTGGCCGGCCTGTACGTAAGCAACTTCCTCATCATTATGCTCTCCGTCCTCATCTCCGTTTCCACCATCTCCGGCGAGATCGACACCCACACCATAGACACCCTGATCACCAAGCCCATCCGCCGCTGGGAAGTGGTGCTGGGCAAATGGTTGGGCTTCGCCCTCATGATCTTCTTCGGCGTGTTGTTGCTGCCCGGCGGTATCCTGCTCACGGTCTACCTGCGCTCCGGTTTTACCATGCTCAACGTGCCTGCCGGATTGGCCTTCATGTACCTGGAGGGGCTGATCATTATGACCGTGAGTATCGCGGGGGGCACGCGCCTCTCCACGCTGGCGAATGGGGCGCTGGCCTTCATGCTGTATGGGGTTGCTTTTGTGGGGGGATGGGTGGAGCAGGTGGGGGCACTTTTGCGGAATGAGACGGCCGTGGACCTGGGGATTCTGTCCAGCTTGATTTTGCCCAGCGAAGTGATGTGGAAGAAGGCTTCCGCGATGTTCCAACCGAGCGTTACCGGCGGTTTTGAAATGGCCGGGCCGTTTTCCGTCGTTTCGCAGCCCAGCAATGCCATGATTGTTTATGCGGTCTTGTACGTGCTGGTGCTGCTGCTGGCGGCTTTGTGGAGCTTCTCCCGCCGCGATCTGTAA
- a CDS encoding VanW family protein, with translation MQATPSAPSYSPGHHLLRNAGWFLAVPLFFLVLVTLTLAVTVTGYQARHADRIYTGVSVWGRDLSRMTPPEAEQALAAAFPYAQQQAVTLTDAATGQSWSLSLADLGMSLDAAATANVAYQIGRGPSAAEDVRAQFETWYYGRQVAPVIIIDEARLDPLIAQIAADVDRPPVDAILSFDGNQVGYTPAQAGRALDKAQLRTELLAALGDLRHAQLPLPVIALQPRVADAGESAQRIQNIIGSPMTFYLQEPLADDDLTRMEIPPEELKSWLHVEAVTQPDGTLTQNVTVDENGVRNWLMQISDRLYRAPVNARFYFDDNTQELVVVEPHVSGRQLDVDATVAEFMRQVYTPNRSLPFVVTPIVPAAHAGATAAELGITELVSESTTWFAGSSPERKHNIARAAANFYGIIIAPGETFSFNHFLGDISEEEGYETGLIIFGGRTIEGVGGGVCQVSTTLFQSAFWAGFPILERWAHGYRVGYYEAGEGPGMDATVFSPLVDLRFVNNTPYYLLIENYYNETYESLWFKFYSTSMGRTVTKSDPVVRNIQPAKPDIWEYNEELPEGEIEQVDWAAEGSDVSVHRTVYNRDGQVIIDEDIISHYVPWQNIYQYGPGIEPPSPPPPPTPTPPPSEETPTNP, from the coding sequence ATGCAAGCGACCCCCAGCGCTCCTTCCTATTCCCCCGGCCACCATCTGCTGCGCAATGCCGGCTGGTTCCTCGCCGTTCCCCTCTTTTTCCTCGTGCTGGTCACCCTCACGCTGGCCGTCACCGTCACCGGGTATCAGGCCCGCCACGCCGACCGCATCTACACCGGCGTGTCCGTCTGGGGTAGGGATTTGAGCCGGATGACGCCGCCCGAAGCGGAACAAGCCCTGGCCGCCGCTTTCCCCTACGCGCAGCAGCAAGCCGTCACCCTCACCGACGCGGCAACGGGGCAGTCCTGGTCCCTATCTTTGGCGGACCTGGGCATGTCGCTGGATGCCGCGGCCACCGCCAACGTCGCTTACCAGATTGGGCGTGGCCCCAGCGCCGCCGAAGATGTGCGTGCACAATTTGAGACCTGGTACTATGGTCGCCAGGTTGCCCCCGTAATCATCATTGACGAAGCGCGATTGGACCCGCTCATCGCCCAGATTGCCGCCGATGTGGACCGCCCGCCTGTTGATGCCATTCTCTCTTTTGATGGCAATCAGGTTGGCTACACGCCGGCGCAGGCGGGGCGGGCGCTGGATAAGGCGCAGTTGCGCACCGAACTGCTGGCGGCGTTGGGTGATCTGCGCCATGCGCAACTGCCGCTTCCGGTCATTGCGCTTCAGCCCCGTGTGGCCGATGCTGGCGAGTCCGCGCAGCGCATTCAGAACATCATCGGCAGCCCGATGACGTTCTATTTGCAAGAGCCATTGGCCGATGATGACCTGACGCGCATGGAAATTCCGCCCGAAGAACTGAAGTCCTGGCTGCACGTGGAAGCGGTGACGCAGCCGGATGGCACGCTAACGCAGAACGTGACCGTGGATGAAAACGGCGTGCGCAACTGGCTCATGCAAATAAGCGACAGGTTGTACCGCGCGCCGGTGAACGCTCGTTTCTATTTTGACGACAATACGCAAGAGTTGGTGGTGGTGGAACCGCATGTAAGTGGGCGGCAGTTGGACGTGGACGCGACGGTGGCGGAGTTTATGCGGCAGGTATACACGCCGAATCGCTCGCTGCCGTTTGTCGTGACGCCGATTGTGCCGGCAGCGCACGCGGGCGCAACCGCCGCCGAACTGGGCATCACCGAACTGGTCAGCGAGAGCACCACCTGGTTTGCCGGTTCCTCCCCGGAGCGCAAACACAATATCGCCCGCGCCGCCGCCAACTTCTACGGCATCATCATCGCCCCTGGCGAAACCTTCTCCTTTAACCATTTTCTGGGCGACATCAGCGAGGAAGAAGGGTACGAAACGGGCCTGATCATCTTTGGCGGACGCACCATCGAAGGCGTGGGCGGCGGCGTCTGCCAGGTGAGCACCACCCTCTTCCAGAGCGCCTTCTGGGCCGGATTTCCCATTCTGGAACGCTGGGCGCACGGCTATCGCGTCGGCTACTACGAAGCCGGTGAGGGACCAGGGATGGACGCCACCGTCTTTTCGCCGCTGGTGGACCTCCGTTTTGTGAACAATACGCCGTACTACCTGCTCATTGAAAACTACTACAACGAGACGTATGAGTCCCTCTGGTTCAAGTTCTACAGCACCAGCATGGGGCGCACCGTCACCAAAAGCGATCCCGTCGTCCGCAATATCCAACCGGCGAAACCGGACATCTGGGAGTACAACGAGGAACTGCCAGAAGGGGAAATCGAGCAAGTAGACTGGGCCGCCGAAGGGTCCGATGTATCCGTGCATCGTACTGTTTACAATCGGGATGGACAGGTGATCATTGATGAGGACATCATCAGCCATTATGTGCCCTGGCAGAACATTTACCAGTACGGTCCGGGCATAGAGCCACCCTCCCCCCCGCCGCCACCAACCCCAACCCCACCCCCATCCGAAGAAACCCCTACCAATCCCTGA
- a CDS encoding YHYH protein codes for MKKQIIACFLILFVVGCGLLPSPITPPDDANQPPPENAEGNAQPEQSPATTAPSAPSGDFTLTSPAMENGGKLPSMFTCDGESLSPPLAWQGAPEGTVSYALAMHHIPGPGDTHWYWVVYNIPPTTLSVEAGATNFGTFGTNSVNEQQVYAPPCSKGPGEKLYTITVYALSASPNLPNPAVVDRDTLLAAIANITLAEASLNVTFERGQEGAAAPGPVAENSEQTDNNETNCDPQGVFAPYADQVHVSCDESYLYVETETGQPEHEMMRGITAWILRVPIPFRYTDERAWKIPRDPHWLEEHTAAHARGPIAMAVNGVPIYHFDKRPDVALDDSYVYDPKYDTAQQGELDHCGGHAGQGEDYHYHTAPVCLLDHHNLAHPIGYTLGGGEIFYGTGADDYFGEGQYNHINNLPTEPLDECNGLQLPDGSYVYYTTHEPPYTIGCYHEEVDWALQIEPRQMRELGQFGRNATKIVSLTINDGVRTLLFETDQGQLNAVVYQPSTAGQDCWDFQFRTNIDQPTPAETHCRVE; via the coding sequence ATGAAGAAACAAATCATTGCCTGCTTTCTCATTTTATTCGTTGTTGGTTGTGGTCTATTACCTTCACCAATTACCCCACCGGATGATGCAAACCAGCCACCGCCGGAGAATGCTGAAGGGAACGCCCAACCGGAACAATCGCCAGCGACGACCGCGCCATCCGCCCCTTCCGGCGATTTTACCCTGACCAGCCCGGCTATGGAAAACGGCGGCAAACTACCTTCTATGTTCACCTGCGATGGGGAGAGCCTGTCGCCGCCCCTGGCCTGGCAAGGCGCTCCTGAAGGAACGGTGAGCTATGCCCTGGCAATGCACCACATTCCCGGTCCTGGCGACACTCACTGGTACTGGGTGGTGTACAACATCCCGCCCACCACACTTTCTGTGGAAGCCGGTGCGACCAATTTCGGTACGTTTGGCACGAACAGCGTAAATGAGCAGCAGGTATACGCCCCACCCTGTTCGAAAGGTCCTGGCGAAAAGCTGTATACCATCACCGTTTATGCGCTCTCGGCATCTCCCAACTTGCCCAACCCAGCGGTGGTTGACCGCGATACGCTATTAGCGGCCATTGCCAATATTACTCTGGCTGAGGCCAGCCTGAATGTGACTTTTGAGCGCGGCCAGGAAGGGGCTGCTGCACCCGGGCCTGTCGCGGAGAATAGCGAACAAACAGACAACAATGAGACCAATTGTGATCCACAAGGCGTGTTTGCCCCCTATGCCGACCAAGTCCATGTTTCGTGCGATGAGTCCTATTTGTACGTTGAAACCGAAACCGGCCAGCCGGAGCACGAGATGATGCGGGGCATCACCGCCTGGATTTTGCGCGTACCTATCCCTTTTCGTTACACGGATGAACGCGCCTGGAAAATCCCACGAGACCCGCATTGGCTAGAGGAACACACCGCCGCTCATGCCAGAGGACCGATTGCGATGGCGGTTAACGGCGTACCCATTTATCACTTTGATAAACGGCCTGATGTGGCCCTTGATGATAGCTATGTGTACGACCCCAAATACGATACGGCCCAGCAGGGCGAGTTGGACCATTGTGGCGGCCACGCCGGACAGGGCGAGGATTATCATTATCATACCGCCCCGGTTTGTTTGCTGGATCATCACAACCTTGCGCATCCAATTGGTTACACGCTGGGCGGAGGGGAGATATTTTATGGAACCGGCGCAGATGATTATTTTGGTGAGGGCCAGTACAACCACATCAATAATTTGCCCACCGAGCCGCTGGATGAATGTAATGGCCTGCAATTGCCCGATGGTTCTTATGTGTATTACACTACCCACGAACCGCCCTACACCATCGGTTGCTATCACGAAGAGGTTGATTGGGCCTTACAAATTGAACCACGCCAAATGCGTGAATTGGGCCAGTTTGGCCGCAATGCCACCAAAATTGTCAGTCTTACAATTAATGATGGTGTCAGAACTTTACTATTTGAAACGGATCAGGGCCAGCTAAATGCCGTTGTTTACCAGCCATCTACTGCCGGTCAGGATTGTTGGGATTTTCAATTTAGAACCAACATTGACCAACCCACCCCCGCCGAGACTCATTGCCGGGTTGAGTAG
- a CDS encoding esterase family protein: protein MKRDYHRWYSPSLGRDMELLVFGHAGARVLVFPTSMGRFFEWEDRHMPHALGDQIENGWLQMICIDSVDKESWYARWKSPNDRAIRQSQYEAYILHEVLPLSWQINRNPFLITLGASFGAYHAINFALRHPELVGRAIGLSGYYDITRWADGFGGGEVYSHNPVAYIANEHDTNRLDAMRRVDIILAIGREDSLYGNNEHFSHVLWQKGIWHALRVWNGWYHDWPWWQEMIRLYIGGSD from the coding sequence ATGAAACGAGACTATCACCGCTGGTACAGCCCCTCTCTGGGGCGGGATATGGAATTACTGGTTTTTGGTCATGCGGGCGCGCGCGTCCTCGTTTTTCCCACCTCAATGGGGCGTTTCTTCGAGTGGGAAGACCGCCACATGCCCCACGCGCTGGGCGACCAGATCGAAAATGGCTGGCTGCAAATGATCTGCATTGACAGCGTAGACAAAGAAAGCTGGTACGCTCGTTGGAAGTCCCCCAATGATCGCGCCATCCGGCAGAGCCAATACGAAGCGTACATCTTGCACGAGGTACTGCCCCTGTCCTGGCAGATTAACCGCAACCCATTCTTGATCACTCTGGGAGCCAGCTTTGGGGCCTACCACGCCATCAACTTCGCCCTACGCCACCCGGAACTGGTGGGGCGCGCCATCGGTCTTAGCGGCTACTACGATATCACCCGCTGGGCGGATGGTTTTGGCGGCGGCGAAGTCTATTCCCACAATCCCGTAGCCTATATCGCCAACGAACACGACACCAACCGCCTGGATGCCATGCGCCGCGTGGACATTATTCTGGCTATTGGGCGAGAAGACTCGCTCTATGGCAACAACGAGCATTTTTCGCATGTTTTGTGGCAAAAAGGCATCTGGCATGCCTTGCGCGTCTGGAACGGCTGGTATCACGATTGGCCCTGGTGGCAGGAAATGATTCGTCTCTACATCGGCGGATCGGATTGA
- a CDS encoding ABC transporter ATP-binding protein translates to MNDLVIETRGLTLYYGAHRGIVDVDLQVRAGEVFGFLGPNGAGKTTTQRILLDIIRPTSGHASIFGLDCQRQGVELRRRVGYLPGELALYTNMQADKFFEMYEYLRGANGDKGHWRELAARLDLDTSRKIREFSRGNKQKVGVVAAFMNRPDLLILDEPTSGLDPLVQQTVLELVREARAEGTTVFFSSHILSEVQAVCDRVGIIRDGRLVITQSVGDMIAQRLKRLRLQFVKMPPVGTFDPADVTEMERTDQEILLEVRDNLAQVMSTAAQFGIADIETHNVSLEEIFLTYYGRGNGENHV, encoded by the coding sequence ATGAATGACCTGGTTATTGAAACGAGGGGATTGACGCTTTATTATGGCGCGCATCGGGGGATTGTGGACGTGGATTTGCAGGTGCGTGCGGGGGAGGTGTTTGGCTTCTTGGGGCCGAATGGTGCCGGCAAAACCACGACCCAACGCATCCTCCTGGACATCATCAGGCCAACCAGCGGCCACGCCAGCATTTTTGGCCTGGACTGCCAGCGCCAGGGAGTCGAACTGCGTCGGCGCGTGGGCTACCTGCCCGGAGAACTGGCGTTGTACACCAACATGCAAGCCGACAAATTCTTCGAAATGTACGAGTATTTGCGTGGCGCAAACGGTGACAAGGGGCATTGGCGCGAACTGGCCGCCCGGTTGGACCTGGATACCAGCCGCAAAATCCGCGAGTTCTCCCGTGGCAACAAGCAGAAAGTGGGGGTTGTCGCCGCCTTTATGAACCGACCCGATCTGCTCATCCTGGACGAACCCACAAGCGGGTTGGATCCACTGGTGCAGCAAACGGTGCTGGAATTGGTACGCGAGGCCAGGGCGGAAGGCACAACCGTTTTCTTCTCCTCCCACATCCTGTCGGAGGTTCAGGCCGTCTGTGACCGCGTAGGCATCATTCGGGATGGGCGACTCGTTATCACCCAGAGCGTCGGCGACATGATCGCGCAGCGATTGAAGCGACTGCGATTGCAATTCGTCAAAATGCCCCCGGTGGGGACGTTTGACCCCGCCGATGTGACCGAAATGGAGCGCACGGATCAGGAAATACTACTAGAAGTGCGGGACAACCTGGCGCAGGTGATGTCTACCGCCGCTCAATTTGGTATTGCCGATATTGAAACCCACAACGTCAGTCTTGAAGAAATCTTCCTGACCTACTACGGTCGGGGAAATGGAGAAAACCATGTTTAG
- a CDS encoding ABC transporter permease subunit, whose product MFRLLWQELVLRRNSIIGWGLGLTFFPFVYVGIYPQIAKEIQGMQAILDLQIYKMMGISLGNFEDWMASTVILFVPLLASIYAVINGTATLAGEEEDGRLEMIVALPIPRWQIVVVKAVALGVVLLILHLIVALATVGVFLAIQDQVATSVVAADIVWAVLSGWPLALAIGMISLFLGAFCPNRRTAALIATAVIIVSYFGSNLAGMVSSLEPLRPIFLFTYLDATDSVFIDGPRASDVLILLGVALGAFALALFFFQRRNITVGVWPWQRARTSA is encoded by the coding sequence ATGTTTAGATTGCTATGGCAGGAACTCGTGCTGCGGCGCAATAGCATTATTGGTTGGGGCTTGGGACTCACCTTCTTCCCGTTCGTCTACGTGGGAATCTATCCGCAAATCGCCAAAGAGATCCAGGGAATGCAAGCAATTCTCGACCTGCAAATCTACAAGATGATGGGGATCAGCTTGGGCAATTTTGAGGATTGGATGGCATCAACCGTGATTCTTTTCGTCCCCCTGTTGGCATCTATTTACGCCGTTATTAATGGCACGGCCACGTTGGCCGGCGAAGAGGAAGATGGCCGCCTGGAGATGATTGTTGCCTTGCCTATTCCCCGCTGGCAGATCGTGGTTGTCAAGGCCGTGGCGCTGGGGGTCGTGCTCCTGATCCTGCACCTTATTGTCGCCCTGGCCACGGTCGGCGTGTTCCTGGCTATCCAGGATCAAGTTGCCACGTCTGTCGTCGCCGCGGACATCGTGTGGGCGGTGCTGAGTGGTTGGCCCTTGGCGCTGGCGATAGGCATGATCAGTCTATTCCTGGGCGCGTTTTGCCCCAACCGGCGCACGGCCGCTCTGATTGCCACAGCCGTGATCATTGTCAGCTATTTCGGCAGCAATTTGGCCGGAATGGTATCGTCTCTGGAGCCGCTGCGCCCCATCTTTTTGTTCACATATCTTGATGCGACCGACAGTGTCTTTATTGATGGACCGCGGGCGAGTGATGTGTTGATTTTGCTCGGGGTTGCTCTAGGCGCATTTGCCCTGGCCTTGTTCTTTTTCCAGCGGCGGAACATCACGGTTGGCGTCTGGCCGTGGCAGCGGGCAAGAACAAGTGCATGA
- a CDS encoding diacylglycerol kinase family lipid kinase, translating to MKVQVILNPYANRWGAKSKATQVEQALQAAGVQAEMVYIPAPGEGIRLAREAANAGYDAVVAAGGDGTVNEVVNGLIQAAGDGPTVPLGIMGIGTGNDFHDMAGLPRDLMAAARVIAGGKVRQIDAGKVNDRYFDNNCAVAMEPLVTIENEKMTRLSGNIRYIASLIKALMKLQAWDMRITLDNEVLEGPAILLSVCNSPRTGGLFYMAPNAKLDDGLFDVVYAPDIPKRTIMAILPRLFKGSHIHHPAITYTRSARLVIESQPGTPIHADGEVLSEGESHIEYQVLPGKITLLSPA from the coding sequence GTGAAAGTTCAAGTCATTCTCAACCCATATGCCAACCGTTGGGGGGCCAAAAGTAAGGCAACGCAGGTGGAGCAGGCGCTGCAAGCCGCGGGCGTGCAAGCGGAGATGGTCTATATTCCCGCACCGGGCGAGGGTATCCGGCTGGCGCGGGAGGCGGCGAATGCCGGTTATGATGCTGTGGTAGCGGCGGGAGGGGATGGCACGGTGAACGAGGTCGTCAACGGCCTGATTCAGGCGGCGGGAGATGGACCAACCGTGCCGCTGGGCATCATGGGTATTGGCACGGGGAATGATTTCCACGATATGGCCGGGCTGCCGCGGGATTTGATGGCTGCGGCGCGGGTGATTGCGGGGGGGAAGGTGAGGCAGATAGATGCCGGCAAAGTCAATGACCGCTACTTCGACAACAACTGCGCCGTCGCCATGGAACCCCTCGTAACCATCGAAAATGAGAAAATGACGCGGCTCTCCGGCAACATCCGCTATATCGCCTCCCTCATCAAAGCCCTCATGAAGCTGCAAGCGTGGGACATGCGCATCACGCTGGACAACGAAGTGCTGGAAGGCCCGGCTATCCTCCTCTCCGTCTGCAACAGCCCCCGCACCGGCGGCCTCTTCTACATGGCCCCCAATGCAAAGCTAGATGATGGTCTGTTCGACGTGGTGTACGCGCCCGACATCCCCAAGCGCACCATCATGGCGATTTTGCCGCGCCTGTTCAAGGGCAGCCACATCCACCACCCGGCCATCACCTACACGCGCAGCGCCCGCCTCGTCATTGAGAGCCAACCAGGCACGCCCATCCACGCAGATGGTGAGGTACTTTCCGAAGGTGAGTCCCATATCGAATACCAGGTCTTGCCCGGCAAAATCACGCTATTGTCCCCCGCCTGA
- a CDS encoding glycerophosphodiester phosphodiesterase, translating into MTDWLHLPSPLIIGHRGASADAPENSLAAFALAQEQGAHGIELDVMLSADGIPVVIHDDTLDRTTAATGPVAARTAAELEALDVPTLDDVFLTFGPSLLYNVELKLYSLRDRGLEAAVADRIAAYHLESRVLISSFHPACVRRARRHLTRTTPIALLHHTRWLRAAHHWLALEAIHPDYKLVDDAYMAWARAHGYQVNVWTVDDPVAAQRMVDLGVHAIITNRPRYLREQLKLDER; encoded by the coding sequence ATGACTGATTGGCTCCATCTCCCTTCCCCCCTGATCATCGGGCATCGCGGCGCCAGCGCCGACGCCCCGGAAAACAGCCTCGCCGCCTTTGCCCTGGCCCAGGAGCAAGGCGCGCACGGCATCGAACTCGACGTAATGCTCTCCGCCGATGGCATCCCCGTCGTCATCCATGACGACACCCTCGACCGCACCACCGCCGCCACCGGCCCCGTCGCCGCCCGCACCGCCGCCGAACTGGAAGCCCTGGACGTGCCCACCCTGGACGACGTTTTCCTCACATTTGGCCCCAGCCTGCTCTACAACGTGGAATTGAAACTGTACTCGCTGCGCGACCGCGGGCTGGAAGCCGCCGTCGCCGACCGCATCGCCGCCTACCATCTGGAAAGCCGCGTCCTCATCTCCTCCTTCCATCCCGCCTGCGTCCGCCGCGCCCGTCGGCACCTCACCCGCACCACGCCTATCGCCCTGCTGCATCACACCCGCTGGCTGCGCGCCGCCCACCACTGGCTCGCGCTCGAAGCCATCCACCCCGATTACAAGCTGGTGGACGACGCTTACATGGCCTGGGCGCGGGCGCACGGCTATCAAGTCAATGTCTGGACCGTAGACGACCCTGTCGCCGCGCAACGAATGGTGGACCTGGGTGTTCATGCTATTATCACCAACCGCCCGCGCTATCTACGCGAACAACTGAAGTTGGACGAACGGTAG
- a CDS encoding ATP-binding protein, translating to MTTRTVNGDFPSVWQPPPIRGIEDTGLTLIFIADMALKIMYLKGQVTGYAVAEQIRLPFVTVVGPVMDYLKREQLCEVKGSGGLGAGAYQYVITSKGAARAREQMERTSYVGAAPVPWDDYITAIRHQGTGRLRVNLRMMRQALSHLVLDERIFAKIGPAVNSGKSIFLYGPPGNGKTTIAESVGRMVLGSEMYIPYAVEVDGQIVKVYDEINHIIADEPESDSSLSGFRADARWLRIKRPVIMVGGELTLAGLELSYDATNKYYEAPFQMKANGGMFLIDDFGRQQIRPRDLLNRWIVPMEKNVDFLSLATGRKIEVPFELLIVFSTNLPPRDLVDEAFLRRIRHKIEISSPSFDNFREIFRRVCTHRNIAYDEQAVRYLLQEYYIKKNRKLRANHPRDLLDQILDIASYVGTEPQLTKDLLDRAADSYFVDL from the coding sequence ATGACCACCCGAACCGTCAACGGTGACTTCCCCAGCGTCTGGCAACCACCCCCCATTCGCGGCATCGAAGACACCGGCCTCACTCTCATCTTCATCGCCGACATGGCCTTGAAGATCATGTACCTCAAGGGACAGGTCACCGGCTACGCCGTCGCCGAGCAGATCAGGCTCCCCTTCGTCACCGTCGTCGGCCCCGTCATGGACTACCTCAAACGCGAACAACTATGCGAAGTGAAAGGCTCCGGCGGCCTGGGCGCGGGGGCCTACCAATATGTGATCACCTCCAAAGGCGCGGCGCGCGCACGCGAACAAATGGAGCGCACCAGCTACGTCGGAGCCGCCCCCGTTCCCTGGGATGACTACATCACCGCCATCCGGCATCAAGGCACGGGCCGCCTGCGCGTCAATTTGCGCATGATGCGCCAGGCGCTCTCCCACCTCGTGCTGGATGAGCGCATCTTCGCCAAAATCGGCCCCGCCGTCAACTCCGGCAAATCTATCTTCCTCTACGGACCACCCGGCAACGGCAAAACCACCATCGCCGAAAGCGTGGGGCGCATGGTTCTGGGCAGCGAAATGTACATCCCCTACGCCGTGGAAGTGGACGGCCAAATCGTCAAGGTCTACGACGAAATCAACCACATCATCGCCGATGAACCGGAAAGCGACAGCAGTCTCTCCGGCTTCCGCGCCGACGCCCGCTGGCTGCGCATCAAGCGCCCCGTGATCATGGTCGGCGGCGAACTAACCCTGGCCGGGCTGGAGCTTTCCTACGACGCCACCAACAAGTATTATGAGGCCCCATTCCAGATGAAGGCAAACGGGGGCATGTTCCTCATTGACGACTTCGGACGGCAGCAGATTCGCCCCCGCGACCTGCTAAACCGGTGGATTGTGCCCATGGAGAAGAATGTGGACTTTCTCTCTCTGGCGACCGGGCGCAAAATTGAGGTTCCGTTTGAGCTACTGATTGTTTTCTCCACCAATCTGCCGCCGCGTGATCTGGTGGATGAGGCGTTTTTGCGCCGCATCCGCCACAAAATTGAGATTTCGTCCCCTTCTTTCGACAATTTCCGCGAGATTTTCCGCCGTGTCTGCACGCATCGCAACATTGCTTACGACGAGCAGGCGGTGCGGTATTTGCTGCAAGAGTATTACATCAAGAAGAATCGCAAGCTGCGGGCCAATCATCCGCGCGATTTGTTGGACCAGATTCTGGACATTGCCAGTTATGTGGGAACGGAGCCGCAGTTGACGAAGGATCTGCTGGATCGGGCGGCGGATTCCTATTTCGTTGACTTATAG